One Labrus mixtus chromosome 12, fLabMix1.1, whole genome shotgun sequence DNA segment encodes these proteins:
- the syt14b gene encoding synaptotagmin-14b isoform X1: MAFFKSFQQNLPSVNISSILDTVTSRVDDLANAVSDATYAVSDQLTEQVTTIINKVQEDEDGESNTGSQEVGQTSAAQEGKASSKSMWQMSRDSETGNTGAKSSQAGDTTEAENAQSQLEWEWRDGCWRVKRTEAELAEEEKKKKEEKELQEKREQRRRERREKQLEKEAKSQKNKEECRDAEQEDAVQKEIESDNLDKSTAQEGGDDCDETPQSQKKELKEEGKEEGGGEDEEKEGSLEREGDDEEEEEEAEPSKASSTVKKKKSDKKKSKGAKNGSKKSQDSSDGEKKKERGKKGKKKKKGNKEGVLSDSEEDKGPEATAQQNTTASVWSNNRKQSTEKGGYSSEASSERAANSIKRIKNDSSLSEHQPPPYQDVSSATRVSSRPRPERAVRRGSSQQHCDSPRSSEASVDQDTESYLNKGCEEDIPSDSTAVLGPEDGSGPQLPSAYEPEALGKYGTLDVAFEYDSGEQWLAVTVTAATDIPELKQTGNIAWQVHLVLLPTKKQRAKTGVQKGPCPVFTETFKFSRVEQETLGDYAVRFRLYSIRRMKKEKVLGEKVFYLTKLNLQGKIALPVTLEPGSELTGCGSMVSVSRSAGAVSYRSTEDSSLPEILLGLIYNSATGQLSAEVIQGSHFKSTASDKPVNGLFCCVKHFVGGQLYIMRDTYVKLTMLDSKGKEMSKCKTAVCRGQPNPTYKETFVFQVALFQLSEVSLVLTVFCRRSTMRPRERVGWVSLGLNSTSEEQQAHWAEMREAEGQQVCHWHTLTDT; encoded by the exons ATGGCCTTCTTCAAGAGCTTCCAGCAGAACCTCCCATCTGTCAACATTTCCTCCATCCTGGACACGGTCACCAGCCGCGTGGACGACCTGGCCAACGCCGTCAGCGACGCCACGTACGCCGTCAGTGACCAGCTCACGGAGCaggtcacaaccatcatcaacAAGGtgcaggaggacgaggacggaGAGAGCAACACGGGCAGCCAGGAGGTGGGGCAAACGTCGGCCGCACAGGAAGGCAAGGCCAGCAGTAAAAGCATGTGGCAAATGTCCAGAGACTCGGAAACTGGCAACACGGGCGCAAAGAGCAGCCAGGCCGGAGATACTACGGAGGCAGAGAACGCGCAGAGCCAGCTGGAGTGGGAATGGCGGGACGGATGCTGGCGAGTTAAAAGGACAGAGGCCGAGTTAgcggaggaagagaagaagaagaaagaggagaaggagctgcaggagaagagagagcagcggaggagggagaggagggagaagcaGCTGGAGAAGGAGGCCAAGtcgcagaaaaacaaagaggaatgCCGAGACGCAGAGCAAGAGGACGCTGTGCAAAAAGAAATCGAAAGTGACAACCTCGACAAGTCGACTGCTCAGGAAGGAGGCGACGACTGCGATGAAACCCCTCAGTCGCAAAAGAAAGAGCTGAAAGAAGagggaaaagaagaaggaggaggagaagatgaagagaaagagggCAGCCTcgagagagaaggagacgatgaggaggaggaggaggaggcagagccaTCCAAAGCGTCCTcgactgtaaaaaagaaaaagtcagacaAGAAGAAGAGTAAAGGAGCAAAGAATGGCTCCAAGAAATCGCAGGACAGCTCAGAtggggagaaaaagaaggagagagggaagaaagggaagaagaaaaagaaagggaacAAAG aaggaGTTTTGTCAGACAGCGAGGAGGACAAGGGGCCCGAGGCGACGGCTCAGCAGAACACGACAGCGTCTGTGTGGAGTAACAACCGCAAGCAGTCCACTGAGAAGGGAGGATACAGCAGTGAGGCCTCCAGTGAGCGGG CAGCAAACAGCATCAAGAGAATAAAGAACGACTCCTCCCTCAGCGAGCACCAGCCTCCTCCGTATCAGGACGTCAGCTCTGCAACCCGTGTGTCTTCTCGGCCTCGTCCGGAGCGAGCGGTCAGGAGGGGGTCGTCCCAGCAGCACTGCGACAGCCCCCGCTCCAGTGAGGCCAGCGTGGACCAGGACACCGAGAGCTACCTCAACAAAGGCTGTGAGGAGGACATACCCAGTGACAGCACGGCCGTGCTGGGACCGGAG GATGGCTCTGGTCCTCAGCTCCCCTCAGCCTACGAGCCTGAGGCCCTCGGTAAGTACGGCACGCTGGACGTCGCCTTCGAGTACGACTCCGGCGAGCAGTGGTTGGCTGTCACGGTCACCGCTGCGACAGACATTCCCGaactcaaacagacaggaaacatcGCGTGGCAGGTCCACCTGGTCCTGCTGCCCACCAAGAAGCAGCGGGCCAAGACGGGCGTGCAGAAGGGCCCCTGTCCTGTTTTCACTGAAACATTCAAGTTCTCCAGGGTCGAACAGGAGACCCTGGGGGACTACGCTGTTCGATTCCGCCTGTACAGCATCCGCAGGATGAAAAAAGAGAAGGTCCTGGGGGAGAAGGTGTTCTACCTGACGAAGCTCAACCTGCAGGGGAAGATCGCTCTTCCTGTCACCCTGGAGCCAGGCTCTGAACTTACG GGCTGCGGCTCCATGGTGAGCGTGTCTCGCAGTGCAGGAGCTGTGTCCTATCGCTCCACGGAAGACTCCTCGCTGCCAGAGATCCTCCTGGGTCTCATTTACAACTCTGCCACGGGACAGCTATCAGCGGAGGTCATCCAGGGAAGCCACTTCAAATCCACAGCGTCAGATAAACCCGTCA ATGgtctgttttgttgtgtgaaacactttgtagGGGGACAGCTTTATATCATGAGAG ACACCTACGTGAAGCTGACCATGCTGGACTCCAAGGGCAAAGAGATGTCCAAGTGTAAGACGGCCGTTTGCCGGGGACAGCCCAACCCCACCTACAAGGAGACGTTTGTGTTCCAGGTGGCGCTCTTCCAGCTGTCCGAGGTGTCGCTGGTGCTGACGGTGTTCTGCCGCCGGAGCACCATGAGGCCCAGGGAGAGGGTGGGCTGGGTCTCCCTGGGCCTCAACAGCACCAGCGAGGAGCAGCAGGCCCACTGGGCAGAGATGAGGGAGGCGGAGGGACAGCAGGTCTGCCACTGGCACACGCTGACGGACACATAG
- the syt14b gene encoding synaptotagmin-14b isoform X4, with product MAFFKSFQQNLPSVNISSILDTVTSRVDDLANAVSDATYAVSDQLTEQVTTIINKVQEDEDGESNTGSQEVGQTSAAQEGKASSKSMWQMSRDSETGNTGAKSSQAGDTTEAENAQSQLEWEWRDGCWRVKRTEAELAEEEKKKKEEKELQEKREQRRRERREKQLEKEAKSQKNKEECRDAEQEDAVQKEIESDNLDKSTAQEGGDDCDETPQSQKKELKEEGKEEGGGEDEEKEGSLEREGDDEEEEEEAEPSKASSTVKKKKSDKKKSKGAKNGSKKSQDSSDGEKKKERGKKGKKKKKGNKEGVLSDSEEDKGPEATAQQNTTASVWSNNRKQSTEKGGYSSEASSERAANSIKRIKNDSSLSEHQPPPYQDVSSATRVSSRPRPERAVRRGSSQQHCDSPRSSEASVDQDTESYLNKGCEEDIPSDSTAVLGPEDGSGPQLPSAYEPEALGKYGTLDVAFEYDSGEQWLAVTVTAATDIPELKQTGNIAWQVHLVLLPTKKQRAKTGVQKGPCPVFTETFKFSRVEQETLGDYAVRFRLYSIRRMKKEKVLGEKVFYLTKLNLQGKIALPVTLEPGSELTGCGSMVSVSRSAGAVSYRSTEDSSLPEILLGLIYNSATGQLSAEVIQGSHFKSTASDKPVSKYKVSIFNRYAFCASLDRGAK from the exons ATGGCCTTCTTCAAGAGCTTCCAGCAGAACCTCCCATCTGTCAACATTTCCTCCATCCTGGACACGGTCACCAGCCGCGTGGACGACCTGGCCAACGCCGTCAGCGACGCCACGTACGCCGTCAGTGACCAGCTCACGGAGCaggtcacaaccatcatcaacAAGGtgcaggaggacgaggacggaGAGAGCAACACGGGCAGCCAGGAGGTGGGGCAAACGTCGGCCGCACAGGAAGGCAAGGCCAGCAGTAAAAGCATGTGGCAAATGTCCAGAGACTCGGAAACTGGCAACACGGGCGCAAAGAGCAGCCAGGCCGGAGATACTACGGAGGCAGAGAACGCGCAGAGCCAGCTGGAGTGGGAATGGCGGGACGGATGCTGGCGAGTTAAAAGGACAGAGGCCGAGTTAgcggaggaagagaagaagaagaaagaggagaaggagctgcaggagaagagagagcagcggaggagggagaggagggagaagcaGCTGGAGAAGGAGGCCAAGtcgcagaaaaacaaagaggaatgCCGAGACGCAGAGCAAGAGGACGCTGTGCAAAAAGAAATCGAAAGTGACAACCTCGACAAGTCGACTGCTCAGGAAGGAGGCGACGACTGCGATGAAACCCCTCAGTCGCAAAAGAAAGAGCTGAAAGAAGagggaaaagaagaaggaggaggagaagatgaagagaaagagggCAGCCTcgagagagaaggagacgatgaggaggaggaggaggaggcagagccaTCCAAAGCGTCCTcgactgtaaaaaagaaaaagtcagacaAGAAGAAGAGTAAAGGAGCAAAGAATGGCTCCAAGAAATCGCAGGACAGCTCAGAtggggagaaaaagaaggagagagggaagaaagggaagaagaaaaagaaagggaacAAAG aaggaGTTTTGTCAGACAGCGAGGAGGACAAGGGGCCCGAGGCGACGGCTCAGCAGAACACGACAGCGTCTGTGTGGAGTAACAACCGCAAGCAGTCCACTGAGAAGGGAGGATACAGCAGTGAGGCCTCCAGTGAGCGGG CAGCAAACAGCATCAAGAGAATAAAGAACGACTCCTCCCTCAGCGAGCACCAGCCTCCTCCGTATCAGGACGTCAGCTCTGCAACCCGTGTGTCTTCTCGGCCTCGTCCGGAGCGAGCGGTCAGGAGGGGGTCGTCCCAGCAGCACTGCGACAGCCCCCGCTCCAGTGAGGCCAGCGTGGACCAGGACACCGAGAGCTACCTCAACAAAGGCTGTGAGGAGGACATACCCAGTGACAGCACGGCCGTGCTGGGACCGGAG GATGGCTCTGGTCCTCAGCTCCCCTCAGCCTACGAGCCTGAGGCCCTCGGTAAGTACGGCACGCTGGACGTCGCCTTCGAGTACGACTCCGGCGAGCAGTGGTTGGCTGTCACGGTCACCGCTGCGACAGACATTCCCGaactcaaacagacaggaaacatcGCGTGGCAGGTCCACCTGGTCCTGCTGCCCACCAAGAAGCAGCGGGCCAAGACGGGCGTGCAGAAGGGCCCCTGTCCTGTTTTCACTGAAACATTCAAGTTCTCCAGGGTCGAACAGGAGACCCTGGGGGACTACGCTGTTCGATTCCGCCTGTACAGCATCCGCAGGATGAAAAAAGAGAAGGTCCTGGGGGAGAAGGTGTTCTACCTGACGAAGCTCAACCTGCAGGGGAAGATCGCTCTTCCTGTCACCCTGGAGCCAGGCTCTGAACTTACG GGCTGCGGCTCCATGGTGAGCGTGTCTCGCAGTGCAGGAGCTGTGTCCTATCGCTCCACGGAAGACTCCTCGCTGCCAGAGATCCTCCTGGGTCTCATTTACAACTCTGCCACGGGACAGCTATCAGCGGAGGTCATCCAGGGAAGCCACTTCAAATCCACAGCGTCAGATAAACCCGTCAGTAAGTACAAAGTTTCCATCTTTAATCGCTACGCTTTTTGTGCCAGCTTGGACCGCGGTGCTAAGTGA
- the syt14b gene encoding synaptotagmin-14b isoform X2, with protein MAFFKSFQQNLPSVNISSILDTVTSRVDDLANAVSDATYAVSDQLTEQVTTIINKVQEDEDGESNTGSQEVGQTSAAQEGKASSKSMWQMSRDSETGNTGAKSSQAGDTTEAENAQSQLEWEWRDGCWRVKRTEAELAEEEKKKKEEKELQEKREQRRRERREKQLEKEAKSQKNKEECRDAEQEDAVQKEIESDNLDKSTAQEGGDDCDETPQSQKKELKEEGKEEGGGEDEEKEGSLEREGDDEEEEEEAEPSKASSTVKKKKSDKKKSKGAKNGSKKSQDSSDGEKKKERGKKGKKKKKGNKEGVLSDSEEDKGPEATAQQNTTASVWSNNRKQSTEKGGYSSEASSERANSIKRIKNDSSLSEHQPPPYQDVSSATRVSSRPRPERAVRRGSSQQHCDSPRSSEASVDQDTESYLNKGCEEDIPSDSTAVLGPEDGSGPQLPSAYEPEALGKYGTLDVAFEYDSGEQWLAVTVTAATDIPELKQTGNIAWQVHLVLLPTKKQRAKTGVQKGPCPVFTETFKFSRVEQETLGDYAVRFRLYSIRRMKKEKVLGEKVFYLTKLNLQGKIALPVTLEPGSELTGCGSMVSVSRSAGAVSYRSTEDSSLPEILLGLIYNSATGQLSAEVIQGSHFKSTASDKPVNGLFCCVKHFVGGQLYIMRDTYVKLTMLDSKGKEMSKCKTAVCRGQPNPTYKETFVFQVALFQLSEVSLVLTVFCRRSTMRPRERVGWVSLGLNSTSEEQQAHWAEMREAEGQQVCHWHTLTDT; from the exons ATGGCCTTCTTCAAGAGCTTCCAGCAGAACCTCCCATCTGTCAACATTTCCTCCATCCTGGACACGGTCACCAGCCGCGTGGACGACCTGGCCAACGCCGTCAGCGACGCCACGTACGCCGTCAGTGACCAGCTCACGGAGCaggtcacaaccatcatcaacAAGGtgcaggaggacgaggacggaGAGAGCAACACGGGCAGCCAGGAGGTGGGGCAAACGTCGGCCGCACAGGAAGGCAAGGCCAGCAGTAAAAGCATGTGGCAAATGTCCAGAGACTCGGAAACTGGCAACACGGGCGCAAAGAGCAGCCAGGCCGGAGATACTACGGAGGCAGAGAACGCGCAGAGCCAGCTGGAGTGGGAATGGCGGGACGGATGCTGGCGAGTTAAAAGGACAGAGGCCGAGTTAgcggaggaagagaagaagaagaaagaggagaaggagctgcaggagaagagagagcagcggaggagggagaggagggagaagcaGCTGGAGAAGGAGGCCAAGtcgcagaaaaacaaagaggaatgCCGAGACGCAGAGCAAGAGGACGCTGTGCAAAAAGAAATCGAAAGTGACAACCTCGACAAGTCGACTGCTCAGGAAGGAGGCGACGACTGCGATGAAACCCCTCAGTCGCAAAAGAAAGAGCTGAAAGAAGagggaaaagaagaaggaggaggagaagatgaagagaaagagggCAGCCTcgagagagaaggagacgatgaggaggaggaggaggaggcagagccaTCCAAAGCGTCCTcgactgtaaaaaagaaaaagtcagacaAGAAGAAGAGTAAAGGAGCAAAGAATGGCTCCAAGAAATCGCAGGACAGCTCAGAtggggagaaaaagaaggagagagggaagaaagggaagaagaaaaagaaagggaacAAAG aaggaGTTTTGTCAGACAGCGAGGAGGACAAGGGGCCCGAGGCGACGGCTCAGCAGAACACGACAGCGTCTGTGTGGAGTAACAACCGCAAGCAGTCCACTGAGAAGGGAGGATACAGCAGTGAGGCCTCCAGTGAGCGGG CAAACAGCATCAAGAGAATAAAGAACGACTCCTCCCTCAGCGAGCACCAGCCTCCTCCGTATCAGGACGTCAGCTCTGCAACCCGTGTGTCTTCTCGGCCTCGTCCGGAGCGAGCGGTCAGGAGGGGGTCGTCCCAGCAGCACTGCGACAGCCCCCGCTCCAGTGAGGCCAGCGTGGACCAGGACACCGAGAGCTACCTCAACAAAGGCTGTGAGGAGGACATACCCAGTGACAGCACGGCCGTGCTGGGACCGGAG GATGGCTCTGGTCCTCAGCTCCCCTCAGCCTACGAGCCTGAGGCCCTCGGTAAGTACGGCACGCTGGACGTCGCCTTCGAGTACGACTCCGGCGAGCAGTGGTTGGCTGTCACGGTCACCGCTGCGACAGACATTCCCGaactcaaacagacaggaaacatcGCGTGGCAGGTCCACCTGGTCCTGCTGCCCACCAAGAAGCAGCGGGCCAAGACGGGCGTGCAGAAGGGCCCCTGTCCTGTTTTCACTGAAACATTCAAGTTCTCCAGGGTCGAACAGGAGACCCTGGGGGACTACGCTGTTCGATTCCGCCTGTACAGCATCCGCAGGATGAAAAAAGAGAAGGTCCTGGGGGAGAAGGTGTTCTACCTGACGAAGCTCAACCTGCAGGGGAAGATCGCTCTTCCTGTCACCCTGGAGCCAGGCTCTGAACTTACG GGCTGCGGCTCCATGGTGAGCGTGTCTCGCAGTGCAGGAGCTGTGTCCTATCGCTCCACGGAAGACTCCTCGCTGCCAGAGATCCTCCTGGGTCTCATTTACAACTCTGCCACGGGACAGCTATCAGCGGAGGTCATCCAGGGAAGCCACTTCAAATCCACAGCGTCAGATAAACCCGTCA ATGgtctgttttgttgtgtgaaacactttgtagGGGGACAGCTTTATATCATGAGAG ACACCTACGTGAAGCTGACCATGCTGGACTCCAAGGGCAAAGAGATGTCCAAGTGTAAGACGGCCGTTTGCCGGGGACAGCCCAACCCCACCTACAAGGAGACGTTTGTGTTCCAGGTGGCGCTCTTCCAGCTGTCCGAGGTGTCGCTGGTGCTGACGGTGTTCTGCCGCCGGAGCACCATGAGGCCCAGGGAGAGGGTGGGCTGGGTCTCCCTGGGCCTCAACAGCACCAGCGAGGAGCAGCAGGCCCACTGGGCAGAGATGAGGGAGGCGGAGGGACAGCAGGTCTGCCACTGGCACACGCTGACGGACACATAG
- the syt14b gene encoding synaptotagmin-14b isoform X6: MAIDGGGRNCGVHELICARRVSPELLGVLSSVAAFMALIALFFLYLSNKLSVDSPDNLSHLSGYKNTQPGVLSDSEEDKGPEATAQQNTTASVWSNNRKQSTEKGGYSSEASSERAANSIKRIKNDSSLSEHQPPPYQDVSSATRVSSRPRPERAVRRGSSQQHCDSPRSSEASVDQDTESYLNKGCEEDIPSDSTAVLGPEDGSGPQLPSAYEPEALGKYGTLDVAFEYDSGEQWLAVTVTAATDIPELKQTGNIAWQVHLVLLPTKKQRAKTGVQKGPCPVFTETFKFSRVEQETLGDYAVRFRLYSIRRMKKEKVLGEKVFYLTKLNLQGKIALPVTLEPGSELTGCGSMVSVSRSAGAVSYRSTEDSSLPEILLGLIYNSATGQLSAEVIQGSHFKSTASDKPVNGLFCCVKHFVGGQLYIMRDTYVKLTMLDSKGKEMSKCKTAVCRGQPNPTYKETFVFQVALFQLSEVSLVLTVFCRRSTMRPRERVGWVSLGLNSTSEEQQAHWAEMREAEGQQVCHWHTLTDT, from the exons ATGGCGATTGACG gaGGGGGGAGGAACTGTGGTGTTCATGAGCTCATCTGTGCCAGACGAG tCTCTCCTGAACTGCTGGGTGTCCTGTCTTCCGTCGCAGCCTTCATGGCGTTGAttgctctgttttttctgtACCTCAGCAACAAGCTGTCAGTGGATAGTCCTGACAATCTGTCACATCTCAGTGGCTATAAAAACACCCAGCCAG gaGTTTTGTCAGACAGCGAGGAGGACAAGGGGCCCGAGGCGACGGCTCAGCAGAACACGACAGCGTCTGTGTGGAGTAACAACCGCAAGCAGTCCACTGAGAAGGGAGGATACAGCAGTGAGGCCTCCAGTGAGCGGG CAGCAAACAGCATCAAGAGAATAAAGAACGACTCCTCCCTCAGCGAGCACCAGCCTCCTCCGTATCAGGACGTCAGCTCTGCAACCCGTGTGTCTTCTCGGCCTCGTCCGGAGCGAGCGGTCAGGAGGGGGTCGTCCCAGCAGCACTGCGACAGCCCCCGCTCCAGTGAGGCCAGCGTGGACCAGGACACCGAGAGCTACCTCAACAAAGGCTGTGAGGAGGACATACCCAGTGACAGCACGGCCGTGCTGGGACCGGAG GATGGCTCTGGTCCTCAGCTCCCCTCAGCCTACGAGCCTGAGGCCCTCGGTAAGTACGGCACGCTGGACGTCGCCTTCGAGTACGACTCCGGCGAGCAGTGGTTGGCTGTCACGGTCACCGCTGCGACAGACATTCCCGaactcaaacagacaggaaacatcGCGTGGCAGGTCCACCTGGTCCTGCTGCCCACCAAGAAGCAGCGGGCCAAGACGGGCGTGCAGAAGGGCCCCTGTCCTGTTTTCACTGAAACATTCAAGTTCTCCAGGGTCGAACAGGAGACCCTGGGGGACTACGCTGTTCGATTCCGCCTGTACAGCATCCGCAGGATGAAAAAAGAGAAGGTCCTGGGGGAGAAGGTGTTCTACCTGACGAAGCTCAACCTGCAGGGGAAGATCGCTCTTCCTGTCACCCTGGAGCCAGGCTCTGAACTTACG GGCTGCGGCTCCATGGTGAGCGTGTCTCGCAGTGCAGGAGCTGTGTCCTATCGCTCCACGGAAGACTCCTCGCTGCCAGAGATCCTCCTGGGTCTCATTTACAACTCTGCCACGGGACAGCTATCAGCGGAGGTCATCCAGGGAAGCCACTTCAAATCCACAGCGTCAGATAAACCCGTCA ATGgtctgttttgttgtgtgaaacactttgtagGGGGACAGCTTTATATCATGAGAG ACACCTACGTGAAGCTGACCATGCTGGACTCCAAGGGCAAAGAGATGTCCAAGTGTAAGACGGCCGTTTGCCGGGGACAGCCCAACCCCACCTACAAGGAGACGTTTGTGTTCCAGGTGGCGCTCTTCCAGCTGTCCGAGGTGTCGCTGGTGCTGACGGTGTTCTGCCGCCGGAGCACCATGAGGCCCAGGGAGAGGGTGGGCTGGGTCTCCCTGGGCCTCAACAGCACCAGCGAGGAGCAGCAGGCCCACTGGGCAGAGATGAGGGAGGCGGAGGGACAGCAGGTCTGCCACTGGCACACGCTGACGGACACATAG
- the syt14b gene encoding synaptotagmin-14b isoform X5, producing the protein MAIDGGGRNCGVHELICARRVSPELLGVLSSVAAFMALIALFFLYLSNKLSVDSPDNLSHLSGYKNTQPEGVLSDSEEDKGPEATAQQNTTASVWSNNRKQSTEKGGYSSEASSERAANSIKRIKNDSSLSEHQPPPYQDVSSATRVSSRPRPERAVRRGSSQQHCDSPRSSEASVDQDTESYLNKGCEEDIPSDSTAVLGPEDGSGPQLPSAYEPEALGKYGTLDVAFEYDSGEQWLAVTVTAATDIPELKQTGNIAWQVHLVLLPTKKQRAKTGVQKGPCPVFTETFKFSRVEQETLGDYAVRFRLYSIRRMKKEKVLGEKVFYLTKLNLQGKIALPVTLEPGSELTGCGSMVSVSRSAGAVSYRSTEDSSLPEILLGLIYNSATGQLSAEVIQGSHFKSTASDKPVNGLFCCVKHFVGGQLYIMRDTYVKLTMLDSKGKEMSKCKTAVCRGQPNPTYKETFVFQVALFQLSEVSLVLTVFCRRSTMRPRERVGWVSLGLNSTSEEQQAHWAEMREAEGQQVCHWHTLTDT; encoded by the exons ATGGCGATTGACG gaGGGGGGAGGAACTGTGGTGTTCATGAGCTCATCTGTGCCAGACGAG tCTCTCCTGAACTGCTGGGTGTCCTGTCTTCCGTCGCAGCCTTCATGGCGTTGAttgctctgttttttctgtACCTCAGCAACAAGCTGTCAGTGGATAGTCCTGACAATCTGTCACATCTCAGTGGCTATAAAAACACCCAGCCAG aaggaGTTTTGTCAGACAGCGAGGAGGACAAGGGGCCCGAGGCGACGGCTCAGCAGAACACGACAGCGTCTGTGTGGAGTAACAACCGCAAGCAGTCCACTGAGAAGGGAGGATACAGCAGTGAGGCCTCCAGTGAGCGGG CAGCAAACAGCATCAAGAGAATAAAGAACGACTCCTCCCTCAGCGAGCACCAGCCTCCTCCGTATCAGGACGTCAGCTCTGCAACCCGTGTGTCTTCTCGGCCTCGTCCGGAGCGAGCGGTCAGGAGGGGGTCGTCCCAGCAGCACTGCGACAGCCCCCGCTCCAGTGAGGCCAGCGTGGACCAGGACACCGAGAGCTACCTCAACAAAGGCTGTGAGGAGGACATACCCAGTGACAGCACGGCCGTGCTGGGACCGGAG GATGGCTCTGGTCCTCAGCTCCCCTCAGCCTACGAGCCTGAGGCCCTCGGTAAGTACGGCACGCTGGACGTCGCCTTCGAGTACGACTCCGGCGAGCAGTGGTTGGCTGTCACGGTCACCGCTGCGACAGACATTCCCGaactcaaacagacaggaaacatcGCGTGGCAGGTCCACCTGGTCCTGCTGCCCACCAAGAAGCAGCGGGCCAAGACGGGCGTGCAGAAGGGCCCCTGTCCTGTTTTCACTGAAACATTCAAGTTCTCCAGGGTCGAACAGGAGACCCTGGGGGACTACGCTGTTCGATTCCGCCTGTACAGCATCCGCAGGATGAAAAAAGAGAAGGTCCTGGGGGAGAAGGTGTTCTACCTGACGAAGCTCAACCTGCAGGGGAAGATCGCTCTTCCTGTCACCCTGGAGCCAGGCTCTGAACTTACG GGCTGCGGCTCCATGGTGAGCGTGTCTCGCAGTGCAGGAGCTGTGTCCTATCGCTCCACGGAAGACTCCTCGCTGCCAGAGATCCTCCTGGGTCTCATTTACAACTCTGCCACGGGACAGCTATCAGCGGAGGTCATCCAGGGAAGCCACTTCAAATCCACAGCGTCAGATAAACCCGTCA ATGgtctgttttgttgtgtgaaacactttgtagGGGGACAGCTTTATATCATGAGAG ACACCTACGTGAAGCTGACCATGCTGGACTCCAAGGGCAAAGAGATGTCCAAGTGTAAGACGGCCGTTTGCCGGGGACAGCCCAACCCCACCTACAAGGAGACGTTTGTGTTCCAGGTGGCGCTCTTCCAGCTGTCCGAGGTGTCGCTGGTGCTGACGGTGTTCTGCCGCCGGAGCACCATGAGGCCCAGGGAGAGGGTGGGCTGGGTCTCCCTGGGCCTCAACAGCACCAGCGAGGAGCAGCAGGCCCACTGGGCAGAGATGAGGGAGGCGGAGGGACAGCAGGTCTGCCACTGGCACACGCTGACGGACACATAG